The Cygnus atratus isolate AKBS03 ecotype Queensland, Australia unplaced genomic scaffold, CAtr_DNAZoo_HiC_assembly HiC_scaffold_125, whole genome shotgun sequence genome contains a region encoding:
- the SMARCA4 gene encoding transcription activator BRG1 isoform X1 — MSTPDPPMGGTPRPGPSPGPGPSPGAMLGPSPGPSPGSAHSMMGPSPGPPSAGHPLPPQGPGPYAQDNMHQMHKPMDSMHEKGIADDPRYGQMKGMGLRPGGHAGMGPPPSPMDQHSQGYPSPLGGSEHASSPVPANGPASAPPLPSGPAGVPLDGADPQALGQQNRGPTPFNQNQLHQLRAQIMAYKMLARGQPLPEHLQMAVQGKRPLPGMQQQLPTLPPPSVAAAGPVQGPGPGPTPPNYSRPHGIGGPNMPPPGPSGVPPGMPGQPPGGPPKPWPEGPLANAAAPTSTPQKLIPPQPTGRPSPAPPAVPPAASPVMPPQTQSPGQPAQPAPMVQLHQKQNRITPIQKPRGLDPVEILQEREYRLQARIAHRIQELENLPGSLAGDLRTKATIELKALRLLNFQRQLRQEVVVCMRRDTALETALNAKAYKRSKRQSLREARITEKLEKQQKIEQERKRRQKHQEYLNSILQHAKDFKEYHRSVTGKIQKLTKAVATYHANTEREQKKENERIEKERMRRLMAEDEEGYRKLIDQKKDKRLAYLLQQTDEYVANLTELVRQHKAAQVAKEKKKKKKKKKAENAEGQTPAIGPDGEPLDETSQMSDLPVKVIHVESGKILTGTDAPKAGQLEAWLEMNPGYEVAPRSDSEESGSEEEEEEEEEEQPQPAQPALPVEEKKKIPDPDSDDVSEVDARHIIENAKQDVDDEYGVSQALARGLQSYYAVAHAVTERVDKQSTLMVNGVLKQYQIKGLEWLVSLYNNNLNGILADEMGLGKTIQTIALITYLMEHKRINGPFLIIVPLSTLSNWAYEFDKWAPSVVKVSYKGSPAARRAFVPQLRSGKFNVLLTTYEYIIKDKHILAKIRWKYMIVDEGHRMKNHHCKLTQVLNTHYVAPRRLLLTGTPLQNKLPELWALLNFLLPTIFKSCSTFEQWFNAPFAMTGEKVDLNEEETILIIRRLHKVLRPFLLRRLKKEVEAQLPEKVEYVIKCDMSALQRVLYRHMQAKGVLLTDGSEKDKKGKGGTKTLMNTIMQLRKICNHPYMFQHIEESFSEHLGFTGGIVQGLDLYRASGKFELLDRILPKLRATNHKVLLFCQMTSLMTIMEDYFAYRGFKYLRLDGTTKAEDRGMLLKTFNEPGSEYFIFLLSTRAGGLGLNLQSADTVIIFDSDWNPHQDLQAQDRAHRIGQQNEVRVLRLCTVNSVEEKILAAAKYKLNVDQKVIQAGMFDQKSSSHERRAFLQAILEHEEQDENRYSAGSGSGSASFPHTASTLCLNAELEEPPLKEEDEVPDDETVNQMIARHEEEFDLFMRMDLDRRREEARNPKRKPRLMEEDELPSWIIKDDAEVERLTCEEEEEKMFGRGSRHRKEVDYSDSLTEKQWLKVYMAIEEGTLEEIEEEVRQKKSSRKRKRDTDVGSATPTTSTRSRDKDEESKKQKKRGRPPAEKLSPNPPNLTKKMKKIVDAVIKYKDSSSGRQLSEVFIQLPSRKELPEYYELIRKPVDFKKIKERIRNHKYRSLNDLEKDVMLLCQNAQTFNLEGSLIYEDSIVLQSVFTSVRQKIEKEEESEGEDSEEEEEGEEEGSESEARSVKVKIKLGRKEKAQERLKGRRRTSRGSRAKPVVSDDDSEEEQEEDRSGSGTEDD; from the exons ATGTCCACCCCGGACCCTCCGATGGGCGGCACGCCGCGGCCGGGTCCCTCGCCGGGCCCGGGCCCCTCGCCGGGCGCGATGCTGGGCCCCAGCCCCGGACCCTCGCCCGGCTCCGCTCACAGCATGATGgggcccagccccggccccccctcgGCCGGGCACCCGCTGCCGCCCCAAGGGCCCGGGCCCTACGCTCAGGACAACATGCACCAGATGCACAAG CCCATGGACTCGATGCACGAGAAGGGCATCGCCGACGACCCGCGCTACGGCCAGATGAAGGGCATGGGGCTGAGGCCCGGCGGGCACGCGGGCATggggcccccccccagccccatggacCAGCACTCGCAAG gTTACCCCTCTCCCCTGGGGGGCTCGGAGCACGCCTCGAGCCCGGTGCCTGCCAACGGCCCGGCCTccgccccgccgctgccctCCGGCCCCGCGGGGGTCCCGCTGGACGGCGCCGACCCGCAGGCCCTGGGCCAGCAGAACCGGGGCCCGACCCCGTTCAACCAGAACCAGCTGCACCAGCTGCGGGCCCAGATCATGGCCTACAAGATGCTGGCCCGGGGCCAGCCGCTCCCCGAGCACCTCCAGATGGCCGTGCAGGGCAAACGGCCGCTGCCcggcatgcagcagcagctgcccacgCTACCTCCACCCTCCGTggccgccgcggggccggtGCAAGGGCCCGGACCGGGACCGACGCCTCCAAACTACAGCAGACCTCACG GTATAGGAGGGCCCAACATGCCCCCTCCCGGACCCTCAGGAGTTCCCCCAGGAATGCCTGGGCAGCCCCCGGGCGGCCCCCCCAAGCCCTGGCCTGAAG gcccacTGGCGAatgctgcagcccccaccagCACACCTCAGAAGCTGATCCCCCCCCAGCCGACCGGCCGGCCCTCCCCGGCTcccccggccgtgccccccgccgcctcccccgtGATGCCGCCCCAGACGCAGTCCCCGGGGCAGCCGGCGCAGCCGGCCCCCATGGTGCAGCTGCACCAGAAGCAGAACCGCATCACCCCCATCCAGAAACCCCGGGGGCTCGACCCCGTGGAGATCCTGCAGGAGAGGGAGTACAG GCTGCAGGCTCGCATCGCTCACCGGATCCAAGAGCTGGAAAACCTTCCCGGCTCCCTGGCCGGCGACCTGAGAACCAAAGCGACCATCGAGCTCAAAGCGCTGCGGCTGCTTAACTTCCAGAGACAG ctgCGTCAGGAAGTGGTGGTGTGCATGCGGCGGGACACGGCCCTGGAGACGGCCCTGAACGCCAAGGCCTACAAGCGCAGCAAGCGGCAGTCGCTGCGCGAGGCTCGCATCACCGagaagctggagaagcagcagaagatcGAGCAGGAGCGGAAGCGCCGGCAGAAGCACCAG GAATACCTCAACAGCATCCTCCAGCACGCCAAGGACTTCAAGGAGTACCACCGCTCCGTCACGGGCAAGATCCAGAAGCTCACCAAGGCGGTGGCCACCTACCACGCCAACACGGAGCGCGAGCAGAAGAAGGAGAACGAGAGGATCGAGAAGGAGCGGATGCGCCGCTTGATG GCTGAGGATGAGGAAGGGTACCGCAAGCTGATCGACCAGAAGAAGGACAAGCGGCTGGCCTACCTGCTGCAGCAGACGGACGAGTACGTGGCCAACCTGACAGAGCTGGTGCGGCAGCACAAGgctgcccaggtggccaaggagaagaagaagaagaagaagaagaag aAGGCAGAGAACGCAGAAGGGCAGACCCCCGCCATCGGGCCGGACGGCGAG CCTCTGGATGAGACGAGCCAGATGAGCGACCTCCCCGTGAAAGTGATCCACGTGGAGAGCGGCAAGATCCTCACCGGCACCGACGCCCCCAAAGCGGGGCAGCTGGAGGCCTGGCTGGAAATGAACCCCGG GTATGAGGTAGCTCCGAGATCTGACAGTGAAGAAAGTGggtcagaggaggaggaggag gaggaggaggaggagcagccgCAGCCCGCTCAGCCGGCGCTGCCcgtggaggagaagaagaagatcCCCGACCCCGACAGCGACGACGTGTCGGAGGTGGACGCCCGGCACATTATCGA GAACGCCAAGCAGGACGTGGACGACGAGTACGGCGTGTCGCAGGCGCTGGCCAGGGGCCTGCAGTCCTACTACGCCGTGGCCCACGCCGTCACCGAGAGGGTGGACAAGCAGTCCACGCTGATGGTCAACGGCGTCCTCAAGCAGTACCAG ATCAAGGGCCTGGAGTGGCTGGTGTCCTTGTACAACAACAACCTGAACGGCATCCTGGCAGACGAGATGGGTCTGGGCAAAACGATCCAGACCATCGCTTTAATCACATACCTCATGGAGCACAAGCGGATCAACGGCCCCTTCCTCATCATAGTACCTCTCTC aaccCTGTCGAATTGGGCGTACGAGTTTGACAAATGGGCTCCTTCTGTGGTGAAGGTCTCCTACAAG ggctccccGGCAGCAAGACGGGCGTTTGTACCTCAGCTCCGCAGCGGGAAATTCAACGTCCTGCTCACGACGTACGAGTACATCATCAAAGACAAGCACATCCTCGCCAAG ATCCGCTGGAAGTACATGATCGTGGACGAGGGCCACAGGATGAAGAACCACCACTGCAAGCTCACCCAGGTCCTCAACACGCACTACGTGGCCCCGCGCCGCCTGCTGCTGACGGGCACCCCGCTGCAGAACAAGCTCCCGGAGCTCTGGGCCCTGCTCAACTTCCTCCTGCCGACCATCTTCAAGAGCTGCAGCACCTTCGAGCAGTGGTTCAACGCCCCCTTTGCCATGACGGGGGAGAAG GTGGACCTGAACGAAGAGGAAACCATCCTGATCATCAGGCGCTTACACAAAGTGCTGCGCCCCTTCCTGCTGCGAAGGCTGAAGAAGGAAGTGGAAGCTCAGCTGCCCGAGAAG GTGGAGTACGTGATCAAGTGCGACATGTCGGCCCTGCAGAGGGTGCTCTACAGGCACATGCAGGCCAAGGGCGTGCTCCTCACCGACGGCTCCGAGAAGGACAAAAAG GGTAAAGGCGGGACAAAAACCTTGATGAACACCATCATGCAGCTGAGGAAGATCTGCAACCACCCCTACATGTTCCAGCACATCGAG GAATCCTTTTCCGAGCACTTGGGGTTCACTGGAGGTATCGTGCAAGG aCTGGATTTGTACCGTGCCTCGGGCAAATTTGAGCTCCTAGACAGAATCCTCCCCAAGCTGCGAGCCACCAACCACAAGGTGCTGCTCTTCTGCCAGATGACCTCCCTCATGACCATCATGGAAGATTATTTTGCTTACCGTGGATTCAAATACCTCAGGCTGGACG GAACCACTAAAGCCGAAGACCGCGGCATGTTGTTAAAGACTTTCAATGAGCCAGGCTCTGagtacttcatttttttgctcAGCACCCGGGCTGGCGGGCTGGGCCTGAACCTCCAGTCTGCAGATACTGTGATTATCTTTGACAGCGACTGGAACCCTCACCAG GACCTGCAGGCGCAGGACCGAGCGCACCGCATCGGGCAGCAGAACGAGGTGCGCGTCCTCCGGCTCTGCACCGTCAACAGCGTGGAGGAGAAGATCCTCGCCGCCGCCAAGTACAAGCTGAACGTCGACCAGAAGGTTATCCAAGCCGGCATGTTTGACCAGAAGTCCTCGAGCCACGAGCGAAGAGCCTTCCTCCAGGCTATCCTGGAGCACGAGGAGCAGGACGAG AACAGATACAGCGCGGGCAGCGGCAGTGGCAGTGCAAGCTTCCCCCACACTGCCTCAACCCTGTGCCTGAACGCTGAGTTGGAGGAACCACCTCTAAAG GAGGAAGACGAAGTCCCCGACGACGAAACGGTCAACCAGATGATCGCGCGGCACGAGGAGGAGTTTGACCTTTTCATG CGCATGGACCTGGACCGCCGGCGGGAGGAGGCGCGCAACCCCAAGCGCAAGCCGCGGCTGATGGAGGAGGACGAGCTGCCCTCGTGGATCATCAAGGACGACGCCGAGGTGGAGAGGTTAACgtgcgaggaggaggaggaaaaaatgttcgGGCGAGGCTCCCGGCACCGCAAAGAGGTGGACTACAGTGACTCGCTGACGGAGAAGCAGTGGCTCAAGGTATACATG GCGATCGAGGAGGGCACGCTGGAGGAGATCGAGGAGGAGGTGCGCCAGAAGAAGTCCTCCCGCAAGCGCAAGCGGGACACGGACGTGGGCTCCGCCacccccaccaccagcacccgcAGCCGGGACAAGGACGAGGagagcaagaagcagaagaagcgCGGCCGGCCGCCGGCCGAGAAGCTCTCCCCGAACCCGCCCAACCTCAccaaaaagatgaagaagatCGTGGATGCCGTCATCAAGTACAAGGATAG CAGCAGTGGCCGCCAGCTCAGCGAGGTCTTCATCCAGCTCCCCTCTCGCAAGGAGCTGCCCGAGTACTACGAGCTCATCCGCAAGCCGGTCGACTTCAAGAAAATCAAg GAGCGCATCCGCAACCACAAGTACCGCAGCCTGAACGACCTGGAGAAGGACGTGATGCTGCTGTGCCAGAACGCGCAGACCTTCAACCTCGAGGGCTCCCTG atttACGAGGACTCCATCGTGCTGCAGTCCGTCTTCACCAGCGTGAGGCAGAAAATcgagaaggaggaggagagcgaAGGTGAGgacagtgaggaggaggaggaaggcgaaGAGGAAGGATCTGAATCAGAGG CCCGGTCCGTGAAGGTGAAAATCAAACTGGGGCGGAAGGAGAAGGCGCAGGAGCGGCTCAAGGGCCGCAGGCGCACCAGCCGCGGCTCCCGCGCCAAGCCCGTGGTGAGCGACGACGACAgcgaggaggagcaggaggag GATCGCTCCGGCAGCGGCACCGAAGACGACTGA
- the SMARCA4 gene encoding transcription activator BRG1 isoform X5, which yields MSTPDPPMGGTPRPGPSPGPGPSPGAMLGPSPGPSPGSAHSMMGPSPGPPSAGHPLPPQGPGPYAQDNMHQMHKPMDSMHEKGIADDPRYGQMKGMGLRPGGHAGMGPPPSPMDQHSQGYPSPLGGSEHASSPVPANGPASAPPLPSGPAGVPLDGADPQALGQQNRGPTPFNQNQLHQLRAQIMAYKMLARGQPLPEHLQMAVQGKRPLPGMQQQLPTLPPPSVAAAGPVQGPGPGPTPPNYSRPHGIGGPNMPPPGPSGVPPGMPGQPPGGPPKPWPEGPLANAAAPTSTPQKLIPPQPTGRPSPAPPAVPPAASPVMPPQTQSPGQPAQPAPMVQLHQKQNRITPIQKPRGLDPVEILQEREYRLQARIAHRIQELENLPGSLAGDLRTKATIELKALRLLNFQRQLRQEVVVCMRRDTALETALNAKAYKRSKRQSLREARITEKLEKQQKIEQERKRRQKHQEYLNSILQHAKDFKEYHRSVTGKIQKLTKAVATYHANTEREQKKENERIEKERMRRLMAEDEEGYRKLIDQKKDKRLAYLLQQTDEYVANLTELVRQHKAAQVAKEKKKKKKKKAENAEGQTPAIGPDGEPLDETSQMSDLPVKVIHVESGKILTGTDAPKAGQLEAWLEMNPGYEVAPRSDSEESGSEEEEEEEEEEQPQPAQPALPVEEKKKIPDPDSDDVSEVDARHIIENAKQDVDDEYGVSQALARGLQSYYAVAHAVTERVDKQSTLMVNGVLKQYQIKGLEWLVSLYNNNLNGILADEMGLGKTIQTIALITYLMEHKRINGPFLIIVPLSTLSNWAYEFDKWAPSVVKVSYKGSPAARRAFVPQLRSGKFNVLLTTYEYIIKDKHILAKIRWKYMIVDEGHRMKNHHCKLTQVLNTHYVAPRRLLLTGTPLQNKLPELWALLNFLLPTIFKSCSTFEQWFNAPFAMTGEKVDLNEEETILIIRRLHKVLRPFLLRRLKKEVEAQLPEKVEYVIKCDMSALQRVLYRHMQAKGVLLTDGSEKDKKGKGGTKTLMNTIMQLRKICNHPYMFQHIEESFSEHLGFTGGIVQGLDLYRASGKFELLDRILPKLRATNHKVLLFCQMTSLMTIMEDYFAYRGFKYLRLDGTTKAEDRGMLLKTFNEPGSEYFIFLLSTRAGGLGLNLQSADTVIIFDSDWNPHQDLQAQDRAHRIGQQNEVRVLRLCTVNSVEEKILAAAKYKLNVDQKVIQAGMFDQKSSSHERRAFLQAILEHEEQDENRYSAGSGSGSASFPHTASTLCLNAELEEPPLKEEDEVPDDETVNQMIARHEEEFDLFMRMDLDRRREEARNPKRKPRLMEEDELPSWIIKDDAEVERLTCEEEEEKMFGRGSRHRKEVDYSDSLTEKQWLKAIEEGTLEEIEEEVRQKKSSRKRKRDTDVGSATPTTSTRSRDKDEESKKQKKRGRPPAEKLSPNPPNLTKKMKKIVDAVIKYKDSSSGRQLSEVFIQLPSRKELPEYYELIRKPVDFKKIKERIRNHKYRSLNDLEKDVMLLCQNAQTFNLEGSLIYEDSIVLQSVFTSVRQKIEKEEESEGEDSEEEEEGEEEGSESEARSVKVKIKLGRKEKAQERLKGRRRTSRGSRAKPVVSDDDSEEEQEEDRSGSGTEDD from the exons ATGTCCACCCCGGACCCTCCGATGGGCGGCACGCCGCGGCCGGGTCCCTCGCCGGGCCCGGGCCCCTCGCCGGGCGCGATGCTGGGCCCCAGCCCCGGACCCTCGCCCGGCTCCGCTCACAGCATGATGgggcccagccccggccccccctcgGCCGGGCACCCGCTGCCGCCCCAAGGGCCCGGGCCCTACGCTCAGGACAACATGCACCAGATGCACAAG CCCATGGACTCGATGCACGAGAAGGGCATCGCCGACGACCCGCGCTACGGCCAGATGAAGGGCATGGGGCTGAGGCCCGGCGGGCACGCGGGCATggggcccccccccagccccatggacCAGCACTCGCAAG gTTACCCCTCTCCCCTGGGGGGCTCGGAGCACGCCTCGAGCCCGGTGCCTGCCAACGGCCCGGCCTccgccccgccgctgccctCCGGCCCCGCGGGGGTCCCGCTGGACGGCGCCGACCCGCAGGCCCTGGGCCAGCAGAACCGGGGCCCGACCCCGTTCAACCAGAACCAGCTGCACCAGCTGCGGGCCCAGATCATGGCCTACAAGATGCTGGCCCGGGGCCAGCCGCTCCCCGAGCACCTCCAGATGGCCGTGCAGGGCAAACGGCCGCTGCCcggcatgcagcagcagctgcccacgCTACCTCCACCCTCCGTggccgccgcggggccggtGCAAGGGCCCGGACCGGGACCGACGCCTCCAAACTACAGCAGACCTCACG GTATAGGAGGGCCCAACATGCCCCCTCCCGGACCCTCAGGAGTTCCCCCAGGAATGCCTGGGCAGCCCCCGGGCGGCCCCCCCAAGCCCTGGCCTGAAG gcccacTGGCGAatgctgcagcccccaccagCACACCTCAGAAGCTGATCCCCCCCCAGCCGACCGGCCGGCCCTCCCCGGCTcccccggccgtgccccccgccgcctcccccgtGATGCCGCCCCAGACGCAGTCCCCGGGGCAGCCGGCGCAGCCGGCCCCCATGGTGCAGCTGCACCAGAAGCAGAACCGCATCACCCCCATCCAGAAACCCCGGGGGCTCGACCCCGTGGAGATCCTGCAGGAGAGGGAGTACAG GCTGCAGGCTCGCATCGCTCACCGGATCCAAGAGCTGGAAAACCTTCCCGGCTCCCTGGCCGGCGACCTGAGAACCAAAGCGACCATCGAGCTCAAAGCGCTGCGGCTGCTTAACTTCCAGAGACAG ctgCGTCAGGAAGTGGTGGTGTGCATGCGGCGGGACACGGCCCTGGAGACGGCCCTGAACGCCAAGGCCTACAAGCGCAGCAAGCGGCAGTCGCTGCGCGAGGCTCGCATCACCGagaagctggagaagcagcagaagatcGAGCAGGAGCGGAAGCGCCGGCAGAAGCACCAG GAATACCTCAACAGCATCCTCCAGCACGCCAAGGACTTCAAGGAGTACCACCGCTCCGTCACGGGCAAGATCCAGAAGCTCACCAAGGCGGTGGCCACCTACCACGCCAACACGGAGCGCGAGCAGAAGAAGGAGAACGAGAGGATCGAGAAGGAGCGGATGCGCCGCTTGATG GCTGAGGATGAGGAAGGGTACCGCAAGCTGATCGACCAGAAGAAGGACAAGCGGCTGGCCTACCTGCTGCAGCAGACGGACGAGTACGTGGCCAACCTGACAGAGCTGGTGCGGCAGCACAAGgctgcccaggtggccaaggagaagaagaagaagaagaagaagaag GCAGAGAACGCAGAAGGGCAGACCCCCGCCATCGGGCCGGACGGCGAG CCTCTGGATGAGACGAGCCAGATGAGCGACCTCCCCGTGAAAGTGATCCACGTGGAGAGCGGCAAGATCCTCACCGGCACCGACGCCCCCAAAGCGGGGCAGCTGGAGGCCTGGCTGGAAATGAACCCCGG GTATGAGGTAGCTCCGAGATCTGACAGTGAAGAAAGTGggtcagaggaggaggaggag gaggaggaggaggagcagccgCAGCCCGCTCAGCCGGCGCTGCCcgtggaggagaagaagaagatcCCCGACCCCGACAGCGACGACGTGTCGGAGGTGGACGCCCGGCACATTATCGA GAACGCCAAGCAGGACGTGGACGACGAGTACGGCGTGTCGCAGGCGCTGGCCAGGGGCCTGCAGTCCTACTACGCCGTGGCCCACGCCGTCACCGAGAGGGTGGACAAGCAGTCCACGCTGATGGTCAACGGCGTCCTCAAGCAGTACCAG ATCAAGGGCCTGGAGTGGCTGGTGTCCTTGTACAACAACAACCTGAACGGCATCCTGGCAGACGAGATGGGTCTGGGCAAAACGATCCAGACCATCGCTTTAATCACATACCTCATGGAGCACAAGCGGATCAACGGCCCCTTCCTCATCATAGTACCTCTCTC aaccCTGTCGAATTGGGCGTACGAGTTTGACAAATGGGCTCCTTCTGTGGTGAAGGTCTCCTACAAG ggctccccGGCAGCAAGACGGGCGTTTGTACCTCAGCTCCGCAGCGGGAAATTCAACGTCCTGCTCACGACGTACGAGTACATCATCAAAGACAAGCACATCCTCGCCAAG ATCCGCTGGAAGTACATGATCGTGGACGAGGGCCACAGGATGAAGAACCACCACTGCAAGCTCACCCAGGTCCTCAACACGCACTACGTGGCCCCGCGCCGCCTGCTGCTGACGGGCACCCCGCTGCAGAACAAGCTCCCGGAGCTCTGGGCCCTGCTCAACTTCCTCCTGCCGACCATCTTCAAGAGCTGCAGCACCTTCGAGCAGTGGTTCAACGCCCCCTTTGCCATGACGGGGGAGAAG GTGGACCTGAACGAAGAGGAAACCATCCTGATCATCAGGCGCTTACACAAAGTGCTGCGCCCCTTCCTGCTGCGAAGGCTGAAGAAGGAAGTGGAAGCTCAGCTGCCCGAGAAG GTGGAGTACGTGATCAAGTGCGACATGTCGGCCCTGCAGAGGGTGCTCTACAGGCACATGCAGGCCAAGGGCGTGCTCCTCACCGACGGCTCCGAGAAGGACAAAAAG GGTAAAGGCGGGACAAAAACCTTGATGAACACCATCATGCAGCTGAGGAAGATCTGCAACCACCCCTACATGTTCCAGCACATCGAG GAATCCTTTTCCGAGCACTTGGGGTTCACTGGAGGTATCGTGCAAGG aCTGGATTTGTACCGTGCCTCGGGCAAATTTGAGCTCCTAGACAGAATCCTCCCCAAGCTGCGAGCCACCAACCACAAGGTGCTGCTCTTCTGCCAGATGACCTCCCTCATGACCATCATGGAAGATTATTTTGCTTACCGTGGATTCAAATACCTCAGGCTGGACG GAACCACTAAAGCCGAAGACCGCGGCATGTTGTTAAAGACTTTCAATGAGCCAGGCTCTGagtacttcatttttttgctcAGCACCCGGGCTGGCGGGCTGGGCCTGAACCTCCAGTCTGCAGATACTGTGATTATCTTTGACAGCGACTGGAACCCTCACCAG GACCTGCAGGCGCAGGACCGAGCGCACCGCATCGGGCAGCAGAACGAGGTGCGCGTCCTCCGGCTCTGCACCGTCAACAGCGTGGAGGAGAAGATCCTCGCCGCCGCCAAGTACAAGCTGAACGTCGACCAGAAGGTTATCCAAGCCGGCATGTTTGACCAGAAGTCCTCGAGCCACGAGCGAAGAGCCTTCCTCCAGGCTATCCTGGAGCACGAGGAGCAGGACGAG AACAGATACAGCGCGGGCAGCGGCAGTGGCAGTGCAAGCTTCCCCCACACTGCCTCAACCCTGTGCCTGAACGCTGAGTTGGAGGAACCACCTCTAAAG GAGGAAGACGAAGTCCCCGACGACGAAACGGTCAACCAGATGATCGCGCGGCACGAGGAGGAGTTTGACCTTTTCATG CGCATGGACCTGGACCGCCGGCGGGAGGAGGCGCGCAACCCCAAGCGCAAGCCGCGGCTGATGGAGGAGGACGAGCTGCCCTCGTGGATCATCAAGGACGACGCCGAGGTGGAGAGGTTAACgtgcgaggaggaggaggaaaaaatgttcgGGCGAGGCTCCCGGCACCGCAAAGAGGTGGACTACAGTGACTCGCTGACGGAGAAGCAGTGGCTCAAG GCGATCGAGGAGGGCACGCTGGAGGAGATCGAGGAGGAGGTGCGCCAGAAGAAGTCCTCCCGCAAGCGCAAGCGGGACACGGACGTGGGCTCCGCCacccccaccaccagcacccgcAGCCGGGACAAGGACGAGGagagcaagaagcagaagaagcgCGGCCGGCCGCCGGCCGAGAAGCTCTCCCCGAACCCGCCCAACCTCAccaaaaagatgaagaagatCGTGGATGCCGTCATCAAGTACAAGGATAG CAGCAGTGGCCGCCAGCTCAGCGAGGTCTTCATCCAGCTCCCCTCTCGCAAGGAGCTGCCCGAGTACTACGAGCTCATCCGCAAGCCGGTCGACTTCAAGAAAATCAAg GAGCGCATCCGCAACCACAAGTACCGCAGCCTGAACGACCTGGAGAAGGACGTGATGCTGCTGTGCCAGAACGCGCAGACCTTCAACCTCGAGGGCTCCCTG atttACGAGGACTCCATCGTGCTGCAGTCCGTCTTCACCAGCGTGAGGCAGAAAATcgagaaggaggaggagagcgaAGGTGAGgacagtgaggaggaggaggaaggcgaaGAGGAAGGATCTGAATCAGAGG CCCGGTCCGTGAAGGTGAAAATCAAACTGGGGCGGAAGGAGAAGGCGCAGGAGCGGCTCAAGGGCCGCAGGCGCACCAGCCGCGGCTCCCGCGCCAAGCCCGTGGTGAGCGACGACGACAgcgaggaggagcaggaggag GATCGCTCCGGCAGCGGCACCGAAGACGACTGA